A stretch of Bos mutus isolate GX-2022 chromosome 8, NWIPB_WYAK_1.1, whole genome shotgun sequence DNA encodes these proteins:
- the NEIL2 gene encoding endonuclease 8-like 2: protein MPEGPSVRKFHHLVSPFVGQQVVKTGGSSKKLNPTSFQSLWLQDSQVHGKKLFLRFDPDEEAVSLGNSPLSEPLREGEQKDKARHHQEASDPSSWSPGGDSAVPSGDDGLQCLGGDTLAGGAERWLQVSFGLFGSIRVNEFSRAKKANKRGDWRDPVPRLVLHFSGSGFLAFYNCQMTWRFSSPVVSPTSDILSEKFHRGQALEALGREQPICYTLLDQRYFSGLGNIIKNEALFRAGIHPLSPGSLLGLPRLEALVDHVVAFSADWLQGKFQGTRQHTQIYQKEQCPAGHQVVRESLGPPGGFQRLTWWCPQCQPRLSADEPKQLQPSWSVQPPPIWSFALKGL from the exons ATGCCAGAGGGGCCGTCTGTGAGGAAGTTTCACCATCTGGTTTCTCCCTTTGTGGGGCAGCAGGTGGTCAAGACAGGAGGCAGCAGCAAGAAGCTAAACCCCACAAGTTTCCAGTCCCTCTGGCTGCAGGACAGCCAG GTCCATGGAAAGAAATTATTCCTTAGATTTGATCCAGATGAAGAAGCTGTGTCCCTGGGCAATTCCCCACTGTCAGAGCCTCTACGAGAAGGAGAGCAGAAGGACAAAGCCAGGCACCACCAAGAAGCCTCTGACCCGTCCTCCTGGTCCCCGGGAGGAGACAGTGCTGTCCCCAGTGGAGACGATGGTCTGCAGTGTTTGGGGGGAGACACCCTTGCAGGAGGTGCTGAGAGGTGGCTGCAGGTCAGCTTTGGTTTGTTTGGCAGCATTCGGGTGAACGAGTTCTCCAGAGCGAAGAAGGCAAACAAGAGGGGTGACTGGAGGGACCCTGTTCCCAG gCTGGTCCTACATTTCAGCGGGAGTGGCTTCCTGGCCTTCTATAACTGTCAGATGACATGGCGCTTCTCTTCCCCTGTGGTCAGTCCCACCTCTGACATCTTGTCAGAAAAGTTTCACCGAGGACAGGCCCTGGAGGCTCTGGGCCGGGAGCAGCCCATCTGCTATACGCTGTTGGACCAGCGATACTTCTCAGGCTTAG GGAACATCATTAAGAATGAGGCCCTGTTCAGAGCCGGGATCCACCCGCTTTCTCCAGGCTCCCTCCTGGGTCTTCCACGCCTCGAGGCCCTGGTGGACCATGTGGTGGCCTTCAGTGCAGACTGGCTGCAGGGCAAATTCCAGGGCACACGGCAGCACACGCAGATCTACCAGAAGGAGCAGTGCCCTGCCGGGCACCAGGTGGTCAGAGAGTCCCTGGGGCCGCCGGGGGGCTTCCAGAGGCTCACGTGGTGGTGCCCCCAGTGCCAGCCCAGGTTGTCAGCAGATGAGCCCAAGCAGCTGCAGCCCTCCTGGAGCGTCCAGCCTCCTCCTATATGGAGCTTTGCCCTGAAGGGACTGTGA